From the Fibrobacter sp. UWB11 genome, one window contains:
- a CDS encoding aspartate kinase: protein MSRIVCKFGGSSVADAGQFKKIKAIVESDKNRKVIVVSAPGKRNPKETKLTDLLYSTYDLASKGLDFSTPWNLIRQRYDEICKDLGLEDKLTEDLDSLEDKLKNHPESVSTDFLVSRGEFLCARLMAKYLGANFVDSYPLITFDDKYRIAPKTYEEIAKALGDENQLYVLPGFYGSNLRGEVKTFSRGGSDITGAILANGIDAAKYENWTDVSGMLMADPRIVENPLPIEYVSYREIRELAYSGASVLHDESIAPCRAKKIPINIRNTNRPEDAGTIIGPTPESAKLPITGVAGRKGFSMIYIEKSMMNKEVGFGRRVLAVLESEGLSYELCPSAIDSMSIVVDSKALDAVQDVVLEDITQQMRPDRIKIFPGIALIATVGHGMTNKIGVAAKLFTALAESKVNVRIIDQGSSQINIITGVDEADTEKAIKAIYAAFVK from the coding sequence ATGTCTAGAATCGTTTGTAAGTTCGGCGGCTCTTCCGTTGCCGATGCAGGTCAGTTTAAGAAAATCAAGGCCATTGTCGAAAGCGACAAGAACCGCAAAGTCATCGTCGTTTCTGCTCCGGGCAAGCGTAACCCGAAAGAAACCAAACTGACCGACCTCCTCTACAGCACCTATGATCTCGCCTCCAAAGGCCTCGATTTCTCCACGCCGTGGAACCTCATCCGCCAGCGCTATGATGAAATCTGCAAGGACCTGGGTCTTGAAGACAAGCTTACCGAAGACCTCGACAGTCTCGAAGACAAGCTCAAGAACCATCCGGAATCCGTGAGCACGGACTTCCTCGTGAGCCGTGGCGAATTCCTCTGCGCTCGCCTCATGGCAAAGTATCTCGGTGCAAACTTCGTCGATAGCTACCCGCTCATCACTTTCGATGACAAGTACCGCATTGCTCCGAAGACCTACGAAGAAATTGCAAAGGCTCTCGGTGACGAAAATCAGTTGTACGTATTGCCGGGCTTCTATGGCTCTAACCTCCGTGGCGAAGTAAAGACCTTCAGCCGTGGCGGTTCCGACATCACTGGCGCAATCCTTGCCAACGGCATTGACGCTGCCAAGTACGAAAACTGGACCGACGTTTCGGGCATGCTCATGGCTGACCCGCGCATCGTCGAAAATCCGCTCCCGATCGAATACGTGAGCTACCGCGAAATCCGCGAACTCGCTTACTCCGGTGCAAGCGTACTCCACGACGAATCCATCGCTCCGTGCCGCGCCAAGAAGATTCCTATCAACATCCGCAACACGAACCGCCCGGAAGACGCCGGCACCATCATTGGCCCGACTCCGGAAAGCGCAAAGCTCCCGATTACGGGTGTTGCAGGCCGCAAGGGCTTCTCGATGATCTACATCGAAAAGTCCATGATGAACAAGGAAGTTGGCTTTGGCCGCCGCGTGCTCGCCGTTCTCGAAAGCGAAGGACTCTCCTACGAACTTTGCCCGAGTGCAATTGACTCCATGAGCATCGTCGTGGATTCCAAGGCTCTCGACGCCGTTCAGGACGTTGTTCTTGAAGACATCACGCAGCAGATGCGTCCGGACCGTATCAAGATTTTCCCGGGCATCGCTCTTATCGCTACCGTGGGTCACGGCATGACGAACAAGATCGGTGTTGCTGCAAAGCTCTTTACGGCTCTCGCAGAAAGCAAGGTGAACGTCCGCATTATCGACCAGGGTTCTTCCCAGATTAACATCATCACTGGTGTTGACGAAGCCGATACTGAAAAGGCTATCAAGGCCATCTACGCCGCCTTCGTGAAGTAA
- a CDS encoding TatD family nuclease-associated radical SAM protein gives MVVYTVTGNVGEAGYLDIANSGDITGKNIYVNMTNRCPCSCVFCLRQTKKMMEGNSLWLKGGEPSVETVLDIFAKYDLSVINELVFCGYGEPLERLHDVCKVIDELKTKYPKLKVRLNTNGLANLIHGEDITPQLEGRFDTVSISMNAPDAEEFLELTRSRFGIKSFDAMKEFAALAKFHVPNVVMTVVEKVMPEEKIEQCRKICNELGVTLRVRPFEN, from the coding sequence ATGGTTGTATATACAGTGACAGGAAATGTCGGCGAAGCCGGCTATTTGGACATTGCAAACAGCGGCGATATCACAGGCAAGAACATTTATGTGAACATGACTAACCGCTGCCCTTGCAGCTGCGTTTTTTGCTTGCGCCAGACAAAGAAAATGATGGAAGGCAATTCGCTTTGGCTCAAAGGTGGCGAGCCGAGCGTTGAAACCGTCTTGGACATTTTCGCAAAGTACGATCTTTCCGTCATTAACGAACTCGTGTTTTGCGGCTACGGTGAACCGCTCGAACGCTTGCACGATGTATGCAAAGTTATCGATGAATTAAAAACAAAGTACCCGAAATTAAAAGTCCGCCTCAACACAAACGGACTTGCCAACTTGATTCACGGCGAAGACATCACACCGCAACTTGAAGGACGTTTCGATACCGTTTCCATCTCGATGAACGCCCCGGACGCCGAAGAATTCCTCGAACTCACAAGATCAAGATTCGGCATCAAGTCTTTTGACGCCATGAAGGAATTTGCAGCACTCGCAAAATTCCATGTGCCAAACGTCGTGATGACCGTTGTCGAAAAAGTCATGCCCGAAGAAAAAATCGAGCAGTGCCGCAAGATCTGCAACGAACTCGGCGTCACGCTGAGAGTCCGACCGTTCGAAAATTAA
- a CDS encoding sigma 54-interacting transcriptional regulator, with protein MKKHEQLMIIAAKSNIPVLLQGESGVGKEIAARFIHEHSPRNAGPFIALNCGAIARNLAESLLEGAKKGSYTGAASDHQGIVQAANGGTLFLDEIGEMPFDMQSKLLRILQEHSVLPLGATQNEPVDFRLVCATNRDLQNEIRDGNFRKDLYFRLSAFPIVIPPLRNREDFPEIAATLWNEITAKTFAEQFPLRNREIKALSKYKWPGNIRQLKNVLQRYALLMQHNISLEEILAEEFSRKTINDIDDRFAYQTARASAPQWSFIQKALYENDGNKSRAAKSLKISRGCLCYQIKKHKLQQWSSCKNLAECASA; from the coding sequence ATGAAAAAACACGAACAATTGATGATCATCGCAGCAAAATCAAACATACCCGTACTGCTGCAAGGGGAATCCGGGGTCGGTAAAGAAATCGCCGCACGATTTATTCACGAACACAGCCCACGAAACGCGGGGCCTTTCATCGCGCTCAACTGCGGCGCCATCGCCAGGAACCTCGCCGAAAGCCTACTGGAAGGAGCCAAGAAAGGTTCTTACACCGGAGCCGCAAGCGACCACCAAGGTATTGTGCAGGCGGCCAACGGAGGCACACTTTTTCTCGACGAAATCGGGGAAATGCCGTTCGACATGCAAAGCAAACTTTTGCGTATTCTTCAGGAACATTCCGTACTTCCACTGGGAGCAACGCAAAACGAGCCTGTCGACTTCAGACTGGTATGCGCAACAAACAGGGACTTGCAAAACGAAATACGGGACGGAAATTTCCGCAAGGACTTGTACTTTAGGCTAAGCGCCTTCCCCATCGTAATTCCGCCACTCCGCAACAGGGAGGACTTTCCCGAAATTGCAGCAACACTATGGAACGAAATCACCGCTAAAACTTTCGCAGAACAATTCCCTCTCCGCAACCGAGAAATCAAGGCTCTATCCAAATACAAGTGGCCGGGCAATATCCGCCAGCTGAAAAACGTTCTCCAGCGCTACGCGCTTCTGATGCAGCACAACATTTCGCTCGAAGAAATCCTCGCCGAAGAATTTTCGCGCAAGACAATAAACGATATTGACGACCGTTTCGCATACCAAACAGCGCGGGCATCGGCACCGCAATGGTCATTTATTCAAAAAGCGCTCTACGAAAATGACGGAAACAAGAGCAGGGCCGCCAAGTCCCTAAAAATCAGCCGCGGATGTCTCTGCTACCAAATAAAAAAACACAAGCTCCAACAATGGAGCTCGTGCAAAAATCTAGCGGAATGTGCGTCAGCCTAG